CACCACCGACGGCTGGCCCGACAAGTACAGCGACCCCCGCGACCGTCCGCACCCAGACATCCTTCGCGTGACTGTCGAGTCGTTCGACGCGGCCCGCGAGGGTACGGTCGGGGCTGTCGACGCAGTTGCCGAAAGAGAATCGGCACCGGCAGTCGTGTCGTTCGCGACGGTCGGAGAGCTGCGGAAGATGCTGACCGACCGCCGCATCGAACTCCTCCGGACGCTGTTGAATACCGACGGTGCTGCCGAGAGTATTTCAGCGCTGGCCGAGGATCTCGGCCGCGACTACCGGACGGTCCACGACGACGTCTCCCTGCTCGCAGACTACGGCCTCCTTTTCGTCGTCGACGAGGGGCAGTCGAAGCGGCCGTACCTGCCCTACGAGCGGATTCACCTCGACGTTGAACTCGCCGGCGGAGAACCGGACGAAGAGCCCGCACCGGCCTGACACAGCAGCCGGTTGGCCGACTTCGAACGGGTTGATGCATTCGATCCGCGCAAGTCTACAGGCTGAGCAGGCCGAGTGCCTCGAGGCTTGATCCCGAGGGTGAAGGCCGTACGCTCCGCTAAACGTGTTCCGTGCGTTCGATATACTGCTCAATCGTGTCTGTCGAAACGTCGCCTGCCGTCCCAACGTAGTACGATTCCTCCCAGAACCCACCGCCCCACAGATACTCCTCCAATAATGACTCGTGCTGTTCCCACATCTCCCGCGCCGTGATGCTCTTGACCGTCCGCACAATCTTGCTCGGCGCGTGCTTCGGGTGGACGAAAAGGAACAGGTGTACGTGGTCGGGTGAGAAGTGGAGTCGTTCGAGAGACTCCGTCTCTCGTGATCACAAAAATCGGAGATTTTCGGACGACGACAGTATCTCGTAGCCGTACTCATTGCACCCATCACGGAAACTCGCTTCCAGCGAATTCTCGATTGGTTCGAGGATGGCGTGGCGGTACTTCGGACACCACACGAAATGGTAGTTGACGTTGTACACCGTGTGATTCAACCGCTTCTCACCCATATCGAACCCACCCCACCAGCACAGTTAAGTATATCCAAAGGATATACGCGGGTATGATGAATCGCTTTGAAATCGACGGCGAGGAAGTTCTCGATGGCGAGGTCAAACCGTTCGGGAACAGCGCCCACGTCACTGTCCCGAAACGCTGGCGTGGAGCCGACGTGAAAGTCGTCCGAACCTCAGAACCCACCGAACAAGACGAAGAATGAGCGACTCACAGGCTCTCGTCAAGACTCTGGATTTCCAGCTCAACATCCAGAGTGACAACGAGGGTCTGCTGTACGACGCCACACTCGAAGC
This window of the Haloplanus rubicundus genome carries:
- a CDS encoding DUF2080 family transposase-associated protein, with the protein product MMNRFEIDGEEVLDGEVKPFGNSAHVTVPKRWRGADVKVVRTSEPTEQDEE
- a CDS encoding HVO_A0114 family putative DNA-binding protein, which produces MTDHTTDGWPDKYSDPRDRPHPDILRVTVESFDAAREGTVGAVDAVAERESAPAVVSFATVGELRKMLTDRRIELLRTLLNTDGAAESISALAEDLGRDYRTVHDDVSLLADYGLLFVVDEGQSKRPYLPYERIHLDVELAGGEPDEEPAPA